The Epinephelus lanceolatus isolate andai-2023 chromosome 11, ASM4190304v1, whole genome shotgun sequence genome window below encodes:
- the inpp5kb gene encoding inositol polyphosphate 5-phosphatase K isoform X1, which yields MDPFTDSPRVRSDSMSSSASQGSRTKVLLRQRLSQLMTCIEDMSSDDEASEEVSRSLDEAFHLCGRFIPTDAFRLHMVTWNVATAEPPEDVTSLLQLDVQPPTDLYVIGLQEVNATPIRFISDLLAEDSWSHVFMDTLAPRGFVKVKSIRMQGLLLLVFAKQIHLPYIRNIQTTYTRTGIFGYWGNKGGVSVRFSFYGHMVCFLNCHLAAHVNYALQRVDEIEYILETQDFDITDTPQVRDHKVVFWFGDLNFRIADHGLHFLRSSINSGRLNLLWGKDQLTMMKKKEPFLQEFEEGPLNFKPTYKFDRNSDTYDTSTPKTWLGFNGKKRKPAWTDRILWRIKPKAPPSEDDDDDDEKASTSTDDGLDEYPLLVTQDKYTSDMSYGVSDHKPVIATFSLELRKCFDTPLVHVSPLGVWSADHDALLNYTVQEDFMSSTWDWIGLYKVGFKSASDYETFVWVREDELPEINEVIQISVDKDEIPLLGGQYVLGYFSTNMQSIIGLSASFQILESKRAVMEGLVPENINGLN from the exons ATGGACCCCTTTACAGACAGTCCACGTGTGCGCTCGGACAGCATGAGCAGCTCAGCGTCTCAGGGCTCAAGGACCAAGGTGCTTCTTCGCCAACGTTTGTCTCAGCTGATGACCTGCATAGAGGACATGAGCTCTGACGATGAAGCCAGTGAGGAAGTGTCCCGCTCGCTGGACGAAGCGTTTCATCTCTGCGGGCGTTTCATTCCCACAGACGCATTCAG GCTGCACATGGTGACCTGGAATGTGGCCACAGCTGAGCCTCCCGAGGACGTCACCTCTTTGCTGCAGCTAGACGTCCAGCCCCCCACAGACCTCTATGTGATTGG CTTGCAGGAGGTGAATGCCACCCCTATAAGGTTCATCTCTGACCTGTTAGCGGAGGACTCCTGGAGCCACGTCTTTATGGACACACTGGCACCCAGAGGCTTTGTTAAG GTCAAATCAATCAGGATGCAGggtttgctgctgctggtttttGCCAAACAAATCCATCTCCCCTACATCAGAAACATCCAAACCACCTACACTCGTACTGGCATCTTTGGCTACTGG GGAAATAAAGGAGGAGTCTCCGTGCGTTTTTCCTTTTATGGCCACATGGTTTGCTTCCTGAACTGCCACCTAGCAGCCCACGTGAACTACGCCCTGCAGCGCGTTGATGAGATTGAGTACATCCTGGAGACACAAGACTTTGACATCACTGACACCCCACAAGTCCGGGATCACAA GGTGGTGTTCTGGTTTGGCGACCTGAACTTCCGTATTGCAGACCATGGCTTGCACTTCCTGCGCTCGTCCATCAACAGCGGACGCCTTAATTTACTGTGGGGCAAGGACCAG CTCACTAtgatgaagaagaaggagcctTTCCTGCAGGAATTTGAGGAAGGGCCGTTAAATTTTAAGCCCACCTACAAGTTCGACCGTAACTCTGACACCTATGACACCAG CACCCCGAAGACATGGTTGGGTTTTAA TGGCAAGAAGAGGAAACCTGCCTGGACTGACCGGATTCTCTGGCGCATCAAACCCAAAGCCCCGCCAtcagaggatgatgatgatgatgatgagaaggCATCAACGTCTACTGATGATGGGCTCGATGAGTACCCACTCCTGGTCACTCAGGACAAGTACACCAGTGATATGAGCTACGGAGTCAGTGACCACAAGCCTGTGATTGCAACCTTCAGTCTGGAG CTGAGGAAGTGCTTTGACACACCACTGGTGCATGTATCTCCTCTGGGTGTATGGAGCGCCGACCATGACGCACTTCTTAACTACACCGTCCAAGAGGACTTCATGTCCTCCACATGGGACTGGATCGGCCTGTATAAG GTGGGATTCAAGAGTGCGTCTGATTATGAAACCTTTGTTTGGGTCAGAGAGGACGAGTTGCCAGAGATAAATGAAGTCATACAG ATATCTGTGGATAAGGACGAGATCCCTCTGCTGGGCGGACAATATGTTTTGGGCTACTTCAGTACAAACATGCAAAGCATCATCGGACTCAGTGCTAGCTTCCAG ATCCTGGAGTCAAAGCGTGCCGTCATGGAAGGTCTTGTTCCTGAGAACATCAATGGACTCAACTAA
- the pitpnab gene encoding phosphatidylinositol transfer protein alpha isoform, which yields MLIKEFRVILPISVEEYQVGQLYSVAEASKNETGGGEGVEVLKNEPYEKEGEKGQYTHKIYHLQSKVPSFVRMLAPASALNIHEKAWNAYPYCRTVITNEYMKENFLIKIETWHKPDMGHLENVHGLDPETWKKVDVVYIDIADRTQVEPKDYKPEEDPCKYKSVKTGRGPLGPDWKKELHKKTDCPHMCAYKLVTVKFKWWGLQNKVENFIQKQEKRLFTNFHRQLFCWIDKWIELNMEDIRRMEEETRRELDEMRVKDPVKGMVALED from the exons TCGAGTGATTCTTCCTATCTCTGTGGAAGAG TACCAGGTCGGCCAGCTGTACTCTGTGGCCGAGGCCAGTAAGAATGAAACGGGTGGAGGAGAAGGAGTGGAGGTGCTAAAAAATGAGCCCTacgagaaagagggagagaagggacagtacacacacaaaatttaCCATTTGCAGAG TAAAGTGCCGTCATTCGTCAGAATGTTGGCTCCAGCTTCAGCTCTCAACATCCACGAGAAAGCCTGGAACGCATACCCATACTGTCGCACAG TAATCACT aACGAGTATATGAAAGAAAACTTCCTGATCAAGATCGAGACATGGCACAAACCTGACATGGGACACCTCGAAAAT GTACACGGTTTGGATCCAGAAACCTGGAAGAAGGTGGATGTAGTCTATATTGATATCGCTGACAGAACCCAAGTTGAGCCAAAG GACTACAAGCCAGAGGAGGACCCTTGCAAGTACAAGTCAGTGAAGACAGGACGGGGCCCTCTAGGACCAGACTGGAAG AAAGAACTTCATAAGAAGACAGACTGCCCACACATGTGTGCCTACAAACTGGTCACTGTCAAATTCAAGTGGTGGGGCCTGCAAAATAAAGTGGAGAACTTCATTCAAAAG caagAGAAGCGTTTGTTCACTAATTTCCACCGTCAGCTGTTCTGCTGGATCGACAAATGGATTGAATTGAACATGGAAGACATTCGTCGCATGGAGGAGGAGACACGTAGGGAGCTAGATGAG ATGAGAGTGAAGGACCCAGTTAAAGGGATGGTGGCTCTAGAGGACTGA
- the inpp5kb gene encoding inositol polyphosphate 5-phosphatase K isoform X2 — translation MDPFTDSPRVRSDSMSSSASQGSRTKVLLRQRLSQLMTCIEDMSSDDEASEEVSRSLDEAFHLCGRFIPTDAFRLHMVTWNVATAEPPEDVTSLLQLDVQPPTDLYVIGLQEVNATPIRFISDLLAEDSWSHVFMDTLAPRGFVKVKSIRMQGLLLLVFAKQIHLPYIRNIQTTYTRTGIFGYWGNKGGVSVRFSFYGHMVCFLNCHLAAHVNYALQRVDEIEYILETQDFDITDTPQVRDHKVVFWFGDLNFRIADHGLHFLRSSINSGRLNLLWGKDQLTMMKKKEPFLQEFEEGPLNFKPTYKFDRNSDTYDTSGKKRKPAWTDRILWRIKPKAPPSEDDDDDDEKASTSTDDGLDEYPLLVTQDKYTSDMSYGVSDHKPVIATFSLELRKCFDTPLVHVSPLGVWSADHDALLNYTVQEDFMSSTWDWIGLYKVGFKSASDYETFVWVREDELPEINEVIQISVDKDEIPLLGGQYVLGYFSTNMQSIIGLSASFQILESKRAVMEGLVPENINGLN, via the exons ATGGACCCCTTTACAGACAGTCCACGTGTGCGCTCGGACAGCATGAGCAGCTCAGCGTCTCAGGGCTCAAGGACCAAGGTGCTTCTTCGCCAACGTTTGTCTCAGCTGATGACCTGCATAGAGGACATGAGCTCTGACGATGAAGCCAGTGAGGAAGTGTCCCGCTCGCTGGACGAAGCGTTTCATCTCTGCGGGCGTTTCATTCCCACAGACGCATTCAG GCTGCACATGGTGACCTGGAATGTGGCCACAGCTGAGCCTCCCGAGGACGTCACCTCTTTGCTGCAGCTAGACGTCCAGCCCCCCACAGACCTCTATGTGATTGG CTTGCAGGAGGTGAATGCCACCCCTATAAGGTTCATCTCTGACCTGTTAGCGGAGGACTCCTGGAGCCACGTCTTTATGGACACACTGGCACCCAGAGGCTTTGTTAAG GTCAAATCAATCAGGATGCAGggtttgctgctgctggtttttGCCAAACAAATCCATCTCCCCTACATCAGAAACATCCAAACCACCTACACTCGTACTGGCATCTTTGGCTACTGG GGAAATAAAGGAGGAGTCTCCGTGCGTTTTTCCTTTTATGGCCACATGGTTTGCTTCCTGAACTGCCACCTAGCAGCCCACGTGAACTACGCCCTGCAGCGCGTTGATGAGATTGAGTACATCCTGGAGACACAAGACTTTGACATCACTGACACCCCACAAGTCCGGGATCACAA GGTGGTGTTCTGGTTTGGCGACCTGAACTTCCGTATTGCAGACCATGGCTTGCACTTCCTGCGCTCGTCCATCAACAGCGGACGCCTTAATTTACTGTGGGGCAAGGACCAG CTCACTAtgatgaagaagaaggagcctTTCCTGCAGGAATTTGAGGAAGGGCCGTTAAATTTTAAGCCCACCTACAAGTTCGACCGTAACTCTGACACCTATGACACCAG TGGCAAGAAGAGGAAACCTGCCTGGACTGACCGGATTCTCTGGCGCATCAAACCCAAAGCCCCGCCAtcagaggatgatgatgatgatgatgagaaggCATCAACGTCTACTGATGATGGGCTCGATGAGTACCCACTCCTGGTCACTCAGGACAAGTACACCAGTGATATGAGCTACGGAGTCAGTGACCACAAGCCTGTGATTGCAACCTTCAGTCTGGAG CTGAGGAAGTGCTTTGACACACCACTGGTGCATGTATCTCCTCTGGGTGTATGGAGCGCCGACCATGACGCACTTCTTAACTACACCGTCCAAGAGGACTTCATGTCCTCCACATGGGACTGGATCGGCCTGTATAAG GTGGGATTCAAGAGTGCGTCTGATTATGAAACCTTTGTTTGGGTCAGAGAGGACGAGTTGCCAGAGATAAATGAAGTCATACAG ATATCTGTGGATAAGGACGAGATCCCTCTGCTGGGCGGACAATATGTTTTGGGCTACTTCAGTACAAACATGCAAAGCATCATCGGACTCAGTGCTAGCTTCCAG ATCCTGGAGTCAAAGCGTGCCGTCATGGAAGGTCTTGTTCCTGAGAACATCAATGGACTCAACTAA
- the inpp5kb gene encoding inositol polyphosphate 5-phosphatase K isoform X3, translating to MSTGRFRSGGKDKCRLHMVTWNVATAEPPEDVTSLLQLDVQPPTDLYVIGLQEVNATPIRFISDLLAEDSWSHVFMDTLAPRGFVKVKSIRMQGLLLLVFAKQIHLPYIRNIQTTYTRTGIFGYWGNKGGVSVRFSFYGHMVCFLNCHLAAHVNYALQRVDEIEYILETQDFDITDTPQVRDHKVVFWFGDLNFRIADHGLHFLRSSINSGRLNLLWGKDQLTMMKKKEPFLQEFEEGPLNFKPTYKFDRNSDTYDTSTPKTWLGFNGKKRKPAWTDRILWRIKPKAPPSEDDDDDDEKASTSTDDGLDEYPLLVTQDKYTSDMSYGVSDHKPVIATFSLELRKCFDTPLVHVSPLGVWSADHDALLNYTVQEDFMSSTWDWIGLYKVGFKSASDYETFVWVREDELPEINEVIQISVDKDEIPLLGGQYVLGYFSTNMQSIIGLSASFQILESKRAVMEGLVPENINGLN from the exons ATGAGCACTGGAAGATTTCGAAGTGGTGGGAAAGACAAGTGCAG GCTGCACATGGTGACCTGGAATGTGGCCACAGCTGAGCCTCCCGAGGACGTCACCTCTTTGCTGCAGCTAGACGTCCAGCCCCCCACAGACCTCTATGTGATTGG CTTGCAGGAGGTGAATGCCACCCCTATAAGGTTCATCTCTGACCTGTTAGCGGAGGACTCCTGGAGCCACGTCTTTATGGACACACTGGCACCCAGAGGCTTTGTTAAG GTCAAATCAATCAGGATGCAGggtttgctgctgctggtttttGCCAAACAAATCCATCTCCCCTACATCAGAAACATCCAAACCACCTACACTCGTACTGGCATCTTTGGCTACTGG GGAAATAAAGGAGGAGTCTCCGTGCGTTTTTCCTTTTATGGCCACATGGTTTGCTTCCTGAACTGCCACCTAGCAGCCCACGTGAACTACGCCCTGCAGCGCGTTGATGAGATTGAGTACATCCTGGAGACACAAGACTTTGACATCACTGACACCCCACAAGTCCGGGATCACAA GGTGGTGTTCTGGTTTGGCGACCTGAACTTCCGTATTGCAGACCATGGCTTGCACTTCCTGCGCTCGTCCATCAACAGCGGACGCCTTAATTTACTGTGGGGCAAGGACCAG CTCACTAtgatgaagaagaaggagcctTTCCTGCAGGAATTTGAGGAAGGGCCGTTAAATTTTAAGCCCACCTACAAGTTCGACCGTAACTCTGACACCTATGACACCAG CACCCCGAAGACATGGTTGGGTTTTAA TGGCAAGAAGAGGAAACCTGCCTGGACTGACCGGATTCTCTGGCGCATCAAACCCAAAGCCCCGCCAtcagaggatgatgatgatgatgatgagaaggCATCAACGTCTACTGATGATGGGCTCGATGAGTACCCACTCCTGGTCACTCAGGACAAGTACACCAGTGATATGAGCTACGGAGTCAGTGACCACAAGCCTGTGATTGCAACCTTCAGTCTGGAG CTGAGGAAGTGCTTTGACACACCACTGGTGCATGTATCTCCTCTGGGTGTATGGAGCGCCGACCATGACGCACTTCTTAACTACACCGTCCAAGAGGACTTCATGTCCTCCACATGGGACTGGATCGGCCTGTATAAG GTGGGATTCAAGAGTGCGTCTGATTATGAAACCTTTGTTTGGGTCAGAGAGGACGAGTTGCCAGAGATAAATGAAGTCATACAG ATATCTGTGGATAAGGACGAGATCCCTCTGCTGGGCGGACAATATGTTTTGGGCTACTTCAGTACAAACATGCAAAGCATCATCGGACTCAGTGCTAGCTTCCAG ATCCTGGAGTCAAAGCGTGCCGTCATGGAAGGTCTTGTTCCTGAGAACATCAATGGACTCAACTAA